TCACCACGCAGCAGGAACTCATGGTCCGCTTCGAGGCTGTTCAGCACGGCCTCCAGCGAGGAGGGAACCTGCACGACGGTGCCGGCTTCCTCGGGCGGTAGCTCGTAGAGGTCCTTGTCGATGGGCTCCGGCGGTTCGATCTTGTTGGCGATGCCGTCCAGGCCAGCCAGCATCATCGCCGCGAAGGCCAGGTACGGGTTCCCGGACGAGTCCGGGCAGCGGAATTCGATCCGCTTGGCCTTCGGGCTGGTGCCCGTGACCGGGATGCGGATGCAGGCCGAGCGGTTGCGCTGCGAATAGACGAGGTTTACCGGTGCCTCGAAGCCGGGCACCATGCGGTGGTAGGAGTTGACCGTCGGATTAGTGAATCCCAGCAGGCTCGGTGCGTGGTGCAGGATGCCGCCGATGTAGTGCCGTGCTAGATCGGATAGGCCCGCGTAGCCCGTCTCGTCGTAGAACAACGGCCGGCCGTTGAGCCACAGCGACTGATGGGTGTGCATGCCGGACCCGTTGTCGCCGAAGAGCGGTTTGGGCATGAACGTGGCCGTCTTGCCGTCCTGCCACGCGGTGTTCTTCACGATGTACTTGTAGAGCTGCAGGTCGTCGGCGGCGTGCAGCAGCGTATTGAATTTGTAGTTGATCTCGGCTTGGCCTGCGGTGCCGACTTCGTGGTGGGCCTTCTCCACGGTGAAACCCGCATCGATCAGGTTCCGCACGATCTCGTCGCGCAGATCCGCCAGGTGGTCGGTGGGCGGGACGGGAAAGTACCCCGCCTTGTACTTGATCTTGTAGCCCTGGTTGCCGCCCTCTTCGGCTCGACCGGTGTTCCACCAGCCCTCCACGGCGTCGATCTCGTGGAACGAAGTGTTCTCCGCGCTGGCGAACCGCACCGAGTCGAAGAGGTAGAACTCGGCTTCCGGCCCGAAGTAGGCGAGGTCGGCGATGCCGGATTCGGCGAGGTACTGCTCCGCCTTGCGCGCGATGTTGCGCGGGTCCCGGCTGTAGGGCTGCAAGGTGAACGGGTCGTGCACGAAGAAGTTGAGGATCAGCGTCTTCGCGGTGCGGAACGGATCCAGCCGCGCGGTGTAGGGGTCGGGCAGCAGCAACATGTCCGATTCGTGGATCGACTGGAAACCACGCACCGACGACCCGTCGAACGCGATGCCCTCGTCGAACATCTCGGCGGCGAAGGACTTCGCGGGCACCGCGAAGTGCTGCATGATGCCCGGAAGGTCGCAGAACCGCACGTCGATGAACTGCACATCCTCGTCGGAGATGAACCGCAGGACCTCCTCCGGAGTGTTGAACATCGTTACCCCCCTTATCGCCTGGGGAGACAGCCGATCAGCGGCAGATCCCGGCTCGTCCAGCTACCTCAGTTTGCCACCGCGAACAGGCCGTGTCCTGTTCCGCAGCCGCCGCACCGCGCCTGCGAGCTCGGAGCCCGCCGATCGACCTGACCACCGTCCGTGCGATCGCAGGCGTCGCCCATGTGGGTACTGGTTGAGTCCTGTGCGGAGGGCTGAGCTGTCCCGTCCACATGATCGTGTTGAGATGTTCGCCCTG
The sequence above is a segment of the Saccharopolyspora phatthalungensis genome. Coding sequences within it:
- the glnA gene encoding type I glutamate--ammonia ligase, yielding MFNTPEEVLRFISDEDVQFIDVRFCDLPGIMQHFAVPAKSFAAEMFDEGIAFDGSSVRGFQSIHESDMLLLPDPYTARLDPFRTAKTLILNFFVHDPFTLQPYSRDPRNIARKAEQYLAESGIADLAYFGPEAEFYLFDSVRFASAENTSFHEIDAVEGWWNTGRAEEGGNQGYKIKYKAGYFPVPPTDHLADLRDEIVRNLIDAGFTVEKAHHEVGTAGQAEINYKFNTLLHAADDLQLYKYIVKNTAWQDGKTATFMPKPLFGDNGSGMHTHQSLWLNGRPLFYDETGYAGLSDLARHYIGGILHHAPSLLGFTNPTVNSYHRMVPGFEAPVNLVYSQRNRSACIRIPVTGTSPKAKRIEFRCPDSSGNPYLAFAAMMLAGLDGIANKIEPPEPIDKDLYELPPEEAGTVVQVPSSLEAVLNSLEADHEFLLRGDVFTPDVIETWLAFKREHEIDPLRLRPTPHEFELYYDV